Part of the Thermotoga sp. genome is shown below.
GAGGAGAGAGTATGAGCAGATTAGAGGTGAAAAATCTCACGAAGATCTTCTCTCTTGGGTTCTTTTCCAAACGTCGTGTGTTGGCTGTGAAGAGTGTATCTTTCGAAGTGAAAGAGAGGGAGATAGTATCCCTTGTGGGAGAAAGTGGCTCTGGAAAAACAACAACCGCAAAAATGATCTTGCGGCTTCTTCCTCCCACATCCGGAGAGATCCTCTTCGAAGGAAAGAGCGTGTGGAAGGACTTGAAAAGCAAAGAAGATCTGGTCTGGTTTCGAAGGAAGGTCCACGCCGTGTTTCAGGACCCATTTGCAAGTTACAATCCCTTCTACCCGGTTGAAAGGACTCTATGGCAGGCAATAAATCTTTTAGAAAACAAGCCTTCAAGCAAGAAAGAGGCCCTTGAACTCATTAAGGAGTCTCTGTTCAGAGTGGGAATCGATCCCAAGGATGTTCTCGGAAAATATCCGCATCAGATCTCCGGTGGGCAAAAGCAGAGAATAATGATCGCAAGGTGCTGGATCCTGAGGCCTCTTCTGATCGTAGCAGACGAACCCACATCCATGATAGACGCATCCTCCAGAGGCGGTATCATAAAGCTTCTTGAGGAACTCAGAGAAGAGCAAGGAACATCTATCATATTCATCACTCACGATCTTGGCCTTGCTTACTATGTTTCTGACAACATATTCGTCATGAAAGGCGGTGAGATCGTGGAAAGAGGGCATCCTGATAGAGTGGTGTTAGAACCCTCCCACGAGTACACCAAGATTCTCGTCGGCAGCATACCAAAGCTCTACAGGAAACTGGAGGATCTGTGATGTTCACTAGAGCTATAATGACACTCTTTTCCTGGGCGCTCGTCCTCGAGATCATCGTTCTTGCGTATTACCTCTGGCGTGGGTTCAGACCGGTGGAGTTCTATTTGAATCTTGGTCTCATTGTTTTTACCGTTTCTTTCCTCATCTTTTTCACCATACGTGAAAAAAAGAGGAGGGAAAAAAATGGTGGAAAAGGTGAATGAAATCCTGTCACAACTCACTCTAGAGGAGAAAGTAAAACTCGTTGTGGGTGTTGGACTTCCTGGATTGTTTGGAAATCCCCATTCCAG
Proteins encoded:
- a CDS encoding ABC transporter ATP-binding protein; protein product: GESMSRLEVKNLTKIFSLGFFSKRRVLAVKSVSFEVKEREIVSLVGESGSGKTTTAKMILRLLPPTSGEILFEGKSVWKDLKSKEDLVWFRRKVHAVFQDPFASYNPFYPVERTLWQAINLLENKPSSKKEALELIKESLFRVGIDPKDVLGKYPHQISGGQKQRIMIARCWILRPLLIVADEPTSMIDASSRGGIIKLLEELREEQGTSIIFITHDLGLAYYVSDNIFVMKGGEIVERGHPDRVVLEPSHEYTKILVGSIPKLYRKLEDL